In Alphaproteobacteria bacterium, a genomic segment contains:
- a CDS encoding ABC transporter permease: MPVSALAALRRRPLFLICVGVVVAFALLALVVPFLPVDPAVLNPLRRLRAPSMLEPFGTDHVGRSVLARTLWGTQISLGVGLAVAALTTLAGVSIGLLAGYIRALDMVLMRVMDAVMAVPAILLAIALVALIGAGPVVIVVAISMPEIPRMARTVRAGVLVLRELAFVEAATICGGRLSTILLRHILPSVAGPVLVQATYVFAAAMILEAILSFLGAGTPPDVASWGNMMAEGRQYLEIAPWILVFPAIALTILVLAINVIGDELRDMLDPESAR, encoded by the coding sequence ATGCCCGTCTCGGCGCTAGCAGCGTTGCGCCGGCGGCCGCTTTTCCTGATCTGCGTGGGCGTCGTCGTGGCGTTCGCGCTGCTGGCGCTGGTCGTGCCGTTCCTGCCGGTCGATCCGGCGGTGTTGAATCCGCTGCGCCGCTTGCGCGCGCCATCGATGCTCGAGCCGTTCGGCACCGACCATGTCGGCCGCTCGGTCCTCGCGCGCACGCTTTGGGGCACGCAGATATCGCTCGGCGTGGGCCTGGCCGTCGCGGCGTTGACGACGCTCGCGGGCGTGTCGATCGGCTTGCTCGCGGGATATATCCGCGCCCTCGACATGGTGCTGATGCGCGTGATGGACGCGGTGATGGCCGTACCGGCCATTTTGCTGGCGATCGCGCTGGTGGCGCTGATCGGGGCGGGGCCGGTCGTCATCGTGGTCGCGATCAGCATGCCGGAAATCCCCCGCATGGCGCGCACCGTGCGCGCGGGCGTGCTGGTCCTGCGCGAATTGGCGTTCGTCGAAGCGGCGACGATCTGCGGCGGGCGTTTGTCGACCATTCTGCTGCGCCACATCCTGCCCTCGGTCGCCGGCCCGGTGCTGGTGCAAGCGACCTATGTGTTCGCCGCCGCGATGATCCTGGAAGCGATCCTGTCGTTCCTGGGGGCCGGCACGCCGCCCGACGTCGCAAGCTGGGGCAACATGATGGCCGAGGGCCGCCAATATCTCGAGATCGCGCCGTGGATATTGGTGTTCCCGGCGATCGCGCTGACGATCCTGGTTCTCGCCATCAACGTGATCGGCGACGAGCTGCGCGACATGCTCGATCCGGAGAGCGCGCGATGA
- a CDS encoding ABC transporter ATP-binding protein gives MMAPLLDVQGLEISLRTGDAARPLVHDLSFRIEAGEALCLVGESGSGKSVTALALMGLLDPKKLRPTAGRAMFEGQDLLALPPDRMRALRGHRIAMVFQEPMSALNPVQRIGDQIAETIREHRGTSARDAERQAVDLLDLVQVPDAKRRAREYPHQLSGGMRQRVMIAMAVALRPALLIADEPTTALDVTIQAQVLSLIDDLRRELGTAVLLITHDLGVVAEIADRVLVLYAGRAVEQAPVATLFDAPEHPYTAALIQSIRHLQTFAEGDRLIEIPGGMPAPGRWVEGCAFAERCAYALPDCATRLPDFRRRAPEHFAACWRTPPFGGAGR, from the coding sequence ATGATGGCCCCGTTGCTCGACGTTCAGGGCCTGGAAATCTCGCTGCGTACGGGCGATGCCGCGCGGCCGCTGGTGCACGATCTGAGCTTCCGGATCGAGGCGGGCGAAGCGCTCTGCCTGGTGGGCGAAAGCGGCAGCGGCAAAAGCGTTACCGCACTGGCGTTGATGGGCTTGCTCGATCCCAAGAAGCTGCGCCCGACCGCCGGGCGCGCGATGTTCGAAGGCCAGGATTTGCTGGCGCTGCCGCCCGACCGGATGCGTGCCTTGCGCGGCCATCGCATCGCCATGGTGTTCCAGGAGCCGATGAGCGCGCTCAATCCCGTGCAGCGCATCGGCGATCAGATCGCCGAAACGATCCGCGAGCATCGCGGCACGTCGGCGCGCGACGCGGAACGCCAGGCGGTCGATCTGCTCGATCTCGTCCAAGTACCCGACGCGAAGCGGCGCGCGCGCGAATATCCGCACCAGCTTTCCGGCGGCATGCGCCAGCGCGTGATGATCGCGATGGCGGTGGCGCTGCGCCCCGCCTTGCTGATCGCCGACGAGCCGACGACGGCGCTGGACGTGACGATCCAGGCCCAAGTCCTGTCGCTGATCGACGATCTGCGCCGCGAACTGGGAACGGCCGTGCTGCTGATCACACATGATCTGGGCGTGGTGGCGGAAATCGCCGACCGCGTGCTCGTGCTTTACGCGGGCCGCGCGGTCGAGCAAGCGCCGGTCGCAACGTTGTTCGACGCGCCCGAGCATCCCTATACGGCCGCGCTGATCCAATCGATCCGCCATTTGCAAACCTTCGCCGAAGGCGACCGCTTGATCGAGATTCCGGGCGGCATGCCCGCACCGGGCCGCTGGGTCGAGGGCTGCGCCTTCGCCGAGCGCTGCGCCTATGCGCTGCCCGATTGCGCGACGCGTTTGCCCGATTTCCGCCGCCGCGCGCCGGAGCATTTCGCCGCATGCTGGCGCACGCCGCCTTTCGGGGGTGCGGGGAGATGA
- a CDS encoding ABC transporter ATP-binding protein: MSIVLEAVGLTKTFTLGGGFFGLGVKRTIRAVDDVSFTIGKGRTLCVVGESGCGKTTIGRMILRLTAPSAGSVRLEGEDFTQLRGEELRTRRQRVQMVFQDPAACLNARMTAAEIVAEPLVNFELLDSAGRARRVEQLFDQVGLPRGMMGRLPRNLSGGQRQRLGIARALASSPAVIVADEAVAALDVSIRAQILNLLRDVQRETGVAYLFISHDLAVVRYIADEIAVMYLGAIVERAPARELFEAPAHPYTRALIASIPATHPRFRKKRAALTGEVPSAAALPSGCRFRARCPLASDICAAQSPPMRQIAPGHEVACHNTTTINQGG; this comes from the coding sequence ATGAGCATCGTGCTGGAAGCGGTGGGCCTCACCAAAACCTTCACGCTGGGCGGCGGCTTTTTTGGCTTGGGCGTCAAGCGGACGATCCGCGCGGTCGACGATGTCAGCTTCACGATCGGCAAAGGGCGCACGCTGTGCGTCGTGGGCGAAAGCGGCTGCGGCAAGACGACGATCGGCCGGATGATTCTGCGCCTGACGGCGCCCAGTGCCGGTAGCGTGCGCCTGGAAGGCGAGGATTTCACCCAATTGCGCGGCGAGGAGCTGCGCACGCGCCGCCAGCGCGTGCAGATGGTCTTTCAAGACCCCGCCGCGTGCCTCAACGCGCGAATGACGGCCGCCGAGATCGTCGCGGAGCCGTTGGTCAATTTCGAATTGCTCGATTCTGCGGGCCGCGCGCGGCGCGTCGAACAGCTTTTCGATCAGGTCGGTCTGCCGCGCGGCATGATGGGCCGGCTGCCGCGCAATCTTTCGGGCGGGCAGCGTCAGCGCCTGGGGATCGCGCGCGCTTTGGCGTCGTCGCCAGCCGTGATCGTCGCCGACGAAGCAGTCGCCGCCCTCGACGTCTCGATCCGCGCGCAGATCCTCAATCTGCTGCGCGACGTGCAGCGTGAAACCGGTGTCGCGTATCTGTTCATCTCCCACGATCTCGCCGTCGTGCGTTACATCGCCGACGAAATCGCGGTGATGTATCTGGGCGCCATCGTCGAACGCGCGCCGGCGCGCGAATTGTTCGAAGCCCCCGCCCATCCTTATACGCGCGCGCTGATCGCCTCGATCCCCGCGACGCATCCCCGGTTCCGCAAGAAGCGCGCGGCGTTGACGGGCGAGGTGCCGAGCGCGGCGGCACTGCCCTCGGGCTGCCGCTTCCGCGCCCGCTGCCCGCTCGCCAGCGATATCTGCGCCGCGCAATCGCCGCCGATGCGTCAGATCGCGCCGGGACACGAAGTCGCCTGCCACAACACGACAACGATCAATCAGGGAGGATGA
- a CDS encoding ABC transporter substrate-binding protein — translation MSWTRKLTLAVCSAALFAAANAAQAETVLRVRPFGDLKQIDPVITSDYMVRNHGYMVYDTLFALDENLNVKPQMVETFTVSDDKLTYRFVLRDKLAFHDGKAVTSADVVASLNRWMERDGLGQQLKAVTAQLEASDGKTVVLRLKQPWGLVLDALGKPSSNVPFIMPASIAATPANTAITDPMGSGPFIMKRDEWVPGSKVVYVKNPNYVPRADAASGLAGAKLAKVDRVEWRYIPDAQAAINALRAGEIDILEEVPPDFLPALKNDANIRTRAQDSLGMQMVFRMNTIQPPFDNPKIRQAIRYMIDQEAFARAFVNDPALYKDCPSFFMCSSPYFTDAGWVKPDIRKAKQLIAESGYDGTPVVILHATESGPTNTFSLVAAQLMREIGLKVEPQAMDWGTLVGRRASKEPVGKGGWSLFMSGPTGADMMDPAGHLGLRSNCDRAWFGWPCDEEIEKLRTAFSNEPDHAKKVEIAKQIQLRAVDTVPYWPAAQLHLVRGVRTSVDGILNAAIPVYWNITKK, via the coding sequence ATGAGTTGGACAAGGAAACTGACGCTCGCCGTCTGTTCGGCCGCACTCTTCGCGGCGGCGAACGCCGCGCAGGCAGAGACCGTGCTGCGCGTGCGGCCGTTCGGCGATTTGAAGCAGATCGATCCCGTGATCACGTCGGACTATATGGTCCGCAATCACGGCTACATGGTCTACGACACGCTGTTCGCGCTGGACGAGAATCTGAATGTCAAGCCGCAGATGGTCGAGACGTTCACCGTCAGCGACGACAAGCTGACCTATCGCTTCGTGCTGCGCGACAAGCTGGCGTTCCACGACGGCAAAGCCGTAACGTCGGCCGATGTCGTCGCGTCGCTGAACCGCTGGATGGAGCGCGACGGTCTCGGCCAGCAGCTTAAGGCCGTGACGGCGCAGCTTGAAGCGTCGGATGGCAAGACGGTCGTGCTGCGCTTGAAGCAGCCCTGGGGCCTCGTGCTCGACGCGCTGGGCAAGCCCAGCTCCAACGTGCCCTTCATCATGCCCGCGTCGATCGCGGCCACACCCGCAAATACGGCGATCACCGATCCGATGGGGTCGGGCCCGTTCATCATGAAGCGCGACGAATGGGTGCCGGGTTCCAAGGTCGTTTACGTCAAGAACCCGAACTACGTGCCGCGCGCGGACGCCGCCAGCGGCCTTGCGGGCGCCAAGCTCGCCAAGGTCGATCGCGTCGAATGGCGTTACATCCCCGACGCGCAGGCGGCGATCAACGCGCTGCGCGCGGGCGAAATCGATATCCTCGAGGAAGTGCCGCCGGATTTTCTGCCGGCGTTGAAGAACGACGCGAATATCCGCACCCGCGCGCAGGACTCGCTCGGCATGCAGATGGTGTTCCGCATGAACACGATCCAGCCGCCGTTCGACAACCCGAAGATCCGCCAGGCGATCCGCTACATGATCGACCAGGAAGCGTTCGCGCGCGCCTTCGTCAACGATCCGGCGCTTTATAAAGATTGTCCGTCGTTCTTCATGTGCAGCTCGCCTTACTTCACGGATGCGGGCTGGGTGAAGCCGGATATCCGCAAGGCCAAGCAGTTGATCGCCGAAAGCGGCTATGACGGCACGCCGGTGGTCATTCTGCACGCCACGGAATCCGGGCCGACCAACACGTTCAGCCTGGTCGCCGCACAGCTGATGCGCGAGATCGGATTGAAGGTCGAGCCGCAGGCGATGGATTGGGGCACGCTGGTGGGCCGGCGCGCGTCGAAGGAGCCGGTGGGCAAAGGCGGCTGGTCGCTGTTCATGTCGGGCCCGACGGGGGCCGATATGATGGACCCGGCCGGGCATCTGGGCTTGCGGTCCAACTGCGACCGCGCGTGGTTCGGCTGGCCGTGCGACGAGGAGATCGAGAAGCTGCGCACGGCGTTCTCCAACGAGCCCGATCACGCCAAGAAGGTCGAGATCGCCAAGCAGATCCAGCTGCGCGCGGTGGATACCGTGCCGTACTGGCCGGCGGCGCAGTTGCACCTCGTTCGCGGGGTGCGCACCAGCGTCGACGGCATTCTGAATGCCGCGATCCCGGTCTACTGGAACATCACCAAGAAGTGA
- a CDS encoding ABC transporter substrate-binding protein produces MLHSKIFAAAGLALALSTGGVFAQGTLRIGMTASDIPLTTGQPDQGGEGQRFTGYTLYDSLINWDLTSADKPSDLVPGLATSWAVDATDKNKWTFKIREGVKFHDGSTFDAEAAVWNFEKLLNQQAPQFDPRQSAQGRTRIPAVASYKAVDKYTLEITTKSPDATLPYQLAWIMHSSPAQWEKVGKSWENFAKTPSGTGPWKLTNFVPRERAEMVPFAEYWDKTRVPKLEKLILIPLPEASARTAALRSGQVDWIEAPSPDAIPSLKSAGFSIVVNAYPHNWTWHLSRVEGSPWNDIRIRKAANLAVDRDGIKELLSGLAIPAQGFFPPGHQWFGEPKFKLKHDIAEARKLMTEAGYSASKPLTTKILIAPSGSGQMQPLPMNEAVQQGLAEAWIKVDFEVVDWNTLINIWRAGAKHETSRGATGMNYTYFIQDPFTGFIRHLQGNLAPPAGTNWGFYNDPDMDQLFDQVRNTFDKDGQTAVLKKIHEKYVDDALFLMVTHDVNPRAMSAKVKGFVQAQNWFQNFSSISMAP; encoded by the coding sequence ATGCTCCATTCGAAAATCTTCGCGGCCGCCGGTTTGGCGCTCGCTTTGTCGACCGGCGGCGTCTTCGCGCAAGGCACGTTGCGCATCGGCATGACCGCGTCGGATATTCCACTGACCACGGGCCAGCCCGACCAGGGCGGCGAAGGTCAGCGCTTCACCGGCTACACGCTCTACGATTCCCTGATCAATTGGGATCTGACCAGCGCCGATAAGCCGTCCGACCTGGTTCCCGGCCTTGCCACGTCTTGGGCGGTCGACGCGACCGACAAGAACAAATGGACCTTCAAAATCCGCGAAGGCGTCAAGTTCCACGACGGATCGACGTTCGACGCCGAAGCCGCGGTCTGGAATTTCGAAAAGCTGCTGAACCAGCAGGCCCCGCAATTCGATCCGCGCCAATCGGCGCAAGGCCGCACGCGTATCCCTGCGGTCGCATCCTATAAGGCGGTCGATAAATACACGCTCGAGATCACGACGAAGTCGCCGGACGCGACCCTGCCCTATCAGCTCGCCTGGATCATGCACTCGAGCCCGGCGCAGTGGGAAAAGGTCGGCAAGTCGTGGGAGAACTTCGCCAAGACGCCGTCCGGCACCGGCCCGTGGAAGCTAACCAATTTCGTGCCGCGCGAGCGCGCCGAGATGGTGCCCTTCGCCGAGTATTGGGACAAGACGCGCGTGCCCAAGCTCGAAAAGCTGATCCTGATCCCGCTGCCCGAGGCTTCGGCGCGCACGGCGGCTTTGCGCTCGGGTCAGGTCGATTGGATCGAAGCGCCGTCGCCCGACGCGATTCCGTCGCTGAAATCGGCCGGCTTCTCGATCGTCGTCAACGCCTATCCGCATAACTGGACCTGGCATTTGAGCCGCGTCGAAGGCAGCCCGTGGAACGATATCCGTATCCGCAAGGCCGCCAACCTCGCGGTCGATCGCGACGGCATCAAGGAATTGCTGAGCGGCCTGGCGATCCCGGCGCAAGGCTTTTTCCCGCCCGGCCATCAATGGTTCGGCGAGCCGAAGTTCAAGCTGAAGCACGACATCGCCGAAGCGCGCAAGCTGATGACCGAAGCCGGTTACTCGGCGTCGAAGCCCTTGACGACCAAGATCCTGATCGCGCCGTCGGGCTCGGGCCAGATGCAGCCCTTGCCGATGAACGAAGCGGTGCAGCAGGGGCTTGCCGAAGCGTGGATCAAGGTCGATTTCGAAGTCGTCGACTGGAACACGCTGATCAATATCTGGCGGGCGGGCGCCAAGCACGAGACGTCGCGCGGTGCGACGGGGATGAACTACACCTATTTCATCCAGGATCCGTTCACCGGCTTCATCCGCCATCTGCAGGGTAACCTCGCCCCGCCGGCGGGTACCAATTGGGGCTTCTACAATGACCCCGATATGGACCAGCTGTTCGATCAAGTGCGCAATACCTTCGACAAGGACGGCCAAACCGCCGTCCTCAAGAAGATCCACGAAAAATACGTCGACGACGCTCTGTTCTTGATGGTCACGCACGACGTCAATCCGCGCGCGATGAGCGCCAAGGTGAAGGGCTTCGTGCAGGCCCAGAACTGGTTCCAGAACTTCTCGTCGATCAGCATGGCGCCGTGA
- a CDS encoding ABC transporter substrate-binding protein, whose protein sequence is MKTGKIFGGLFAAAFALASGYAAQAQTVLRIGMTAADIPRTHGQPDQGFEGNRFTGLTMYDGLTGWDLSSAEKPSVVIPGLATEWAVDAADKTKWIFKLRPNVKFHDGSPFNADAVVWNVQKVLEKEAPHFDASQVGVTASRMPTLRSARKIDDLTVELTTAVPDSFLPINLTNLFMASPAHWAAKLAAVPASVTDAAQRSAQAWQAFAADASGTGPWKMTRFVPRERLELAKNAEYWNAARVPKVDRMVLVPMPEANARTAALLSGQLDWIEAPAPDAVAQIRQRGFTVHANQQPHVWPWQFSFVEGSPWLDKRVRQAANLCVNRDEMKELLAGLMVPAVGSVPPGHPWWGNPAFKIRYAPDEAKRLMAAAGHSAQKPLKVKIQTSASGSGQMMPLPMNEFIQQNLRDCFFDVELDVIEWNTLFTNWRMGAKDATARGSNAINVTFAAMDPFFAFVRFVDSKMAPPTSNNWGFVNDPEFDRLVSVARTTFEAAERDKALAALHARIVDETVFLWAAHDVGPRATSPKVKNVIQPQSWFIDFSPVTMD, encoded by the coding sequence ATGAAAACAGGGAAAATTTTTGGCGGCCTTTTCGCCGCCGCCTTCGCGCTCGCTTCGGGCTACGCGGCCCAGGCGCAAACGGTTTTGCGCATCGGTATGACCGCCGCCGATATTCCGCGCACCCATGGCCAGCCGGATCAGGGCTTCGAAGGCAACCGCTTCACGGGCCTGACGATGTATGACGGCCTGACCGGCTGGGATCTGTCGAGCGCGGAGAAGCCTTCGGTCGTGATCCCCGGCCTTGCCACCGAATGGGCCGTCGACGCCGCCGACAAGACCAAATGGATCTTCAAGCTGCGGCCGAACGTGAAGTTCCACGACGGTTCGCCGTTCAACGCCGACGCCGTCGTCTGGAACGTTCAGAAGGTGTTGGAGAAGGAGGCGCCGCATTTCGATGCGAGCCAAGTCGGCGTGACCGCCAGCCGCATGCCCACGCTGCGTTCGGCGCGCAAGATCGACGATCTGACGGTCGAGCTGACGACCGCGGTGCCCGACAGTTTCCTGCCGATCAATCTGACCAATCTGTTCATGGCGTCGCCCGCACACTGGGCGGCGAAGCTGGCGGCCGTGCCGGCGAGCGTGACCGACGCCGCACAGCGTTCGGCCCAGGCGTGGCAGGCTTTCGCGGCCGACGCATCGGGCACGGGCCCGTGGAAGATGACGCGGTTCGTGCCGCGCGAGCGGCTGGAACTCGCCAAGAACGCCGAATACTGGAACGCCGCGCGCGTGCCGAAAGTCGATCGCATGGTGCTCGTCCCCATGCCGGAGGCCAATGCGCGCACGGCTGCCCTGCTGTCGGGCCAGCTCGACTGGATCGAAGCGCCGGCCCCCGACGCCGTCGCCCAGATCCGGCAGCGCGGCTTCACGGTGCATGCGAACCAGCAGCCACATGTCTGGCCGTGGCAGTTCAGCTTCGTGGAAGGCTCGCCCTGGCTCGACAAGCGGGTGCGCCAGGCCGCCAATCTCTGCGTCAATCGCGACGAGATGAAGGAACTTCTCGCCGGGTTGATGGTGCCGGCGGTCGGTTCGGTGCCGCCGGGCCATCCGTGGTGGGGCAATCCGGCGTTCAAAATCCGCTACGCGCCGGACGAGGCCAAACGCCTGATGGCCGCCGCCGGGCATTCGGCGCAGAAGCCGCTGAAGGTGAAGATCCAGACCTCCGCTTCGGGGTCCGGGCAGATGATGCCGCTGCCGATGAACGAGTTCATCCAGCAGAATCTGCGCGACTGTTTCTTCGACGTCGAACTCGATGTGATCGAATGGAACACGCTGTTCACGAATTGGCGTATGGGCGCCAAGGATGCGACGGCGCGCGGATCCAACGCGATCAACGTGACGTTCGCCGCGATGGACCCTTTCTTCGCGTTCGTGCGCTTCGTCGACAGCAAGATGGCGCCGCCGACCTCGAATAACTGGGGTTTCGTCAACGACCCCGAATTCGACCGTCTGGTGTCGGTCGCGCGTACGACCTTCGAGGCGGCGGAACGCGACAAGGCCTTGGCCGCGCTGCATGCGCGTATCGTCGACGAGACGGTGTTCCTGTGGGCCGCGCACGACGTGGGCCCGCGCGCCACGTCGCCGAAGGTCAAGAACGTGATCCAGCCGCAAAGCTGGTTCATCGACTTCTCGCCCGTGACGATGGACTGA
- a CDS encoding ABC transporter permease — protein sequence MLQYLLKRLLYAVPIALGVSLVCFLMVHIAPGDPLVSVLPADASLDLQNQMRAAYGFDKPLPLQFALWILRALSGDLGVSIATGRPVAAEVWRALGNTFMLAVLAALIGFILGGLFGFVAGYWRDTWIDRVASGLSIVGVSLPHYWMGMVLVIVFSVQLNWLPATGAGPGGSADWAWDWAHIRFLILPAVTMSVIPLGIVARSVRALVADILSQEFVDALKAKGLTDRGVLMHVVKNAAPTGLAVMGLQLGYLLGGSILIETVFAWPGTGFLLGNAIFQRDLPLLQGTILVLAMFFVTLNLLVDILQTWLDPRIKRA from the coding sequence ATGCTCCAATATCTTCTCAAGCGTCTCCTCTACGCCGTGCCGATCGCCCTCGGGGTCAGTCTTGTCTGCTTCCTGATGGTCCATATCGCGCCCGGCGATCCGCTGGTTTCGGTGCTGCCGGCCGACGCGTCGCTCGATCTGCAGAACCAGATGCGCGCCGCCTACGGCTTCGACAAGCCGTTGCCGCTGCAATTCGCATTGTGGATCCTGCGCGCATTGTCGGGCGATCTGGGCGTGTCGATCGCCACAGGCCGGCCCGTCGCCGCCGAAGTGTGGCGGGCGCTGGGTAACACCTTCATGCTCGCCGTGCTGGCCGCACTGATCGGCTTCATCCTGGGCGGATTGTTCGGCTTCGTCGCCGGTTATTGGCGCGATACCTGGATCGACCGCGTCGCCTCGGGCCTGTCGATCGTCGGCGTGTCCTTGCCGCATTACTGGATGGGCATGGTGCTGGTTATCGTATTCTCGGTGCAGCTCAACTGGCTGCCCGCGACCGGGGCGGGGCCGGGCGGATCGGCCGATTGGGCCTGGGATTGGGCGCATATCCGGTTTCTGATTTTGCCCGCCGTGACGATGTCGGTCATTCCGCTGGGCATCGTCGCGCGGTCGGTGCGTGCGCTCGTCGCCGACATTCTCAGCCAGGAATTCGTCGACGCGTTGAAGGCCAAGGGCCTCACCGATCGCGGCGTGCTGATGCATGTGGTGAAGAACGCGGCCCCCACCGGGCTTGCGGTAATGGGCTTGCAGCTCGGCTATCTGCTCGGCGGCTCGATCCTGATCGAAACCGTGTTCGCTTGGCCGGGGACGGGCTTCCTGCTCGGCAACGCGATTTTCCAGCGCGATCTGCCGCTGCTCCAGGGCACGATCCTGGTGCTGGCCATGTTCTTCGTCACGCTCAACCTGCTGGTCGACATTCTGCAGACCTGGCTCGACCCCCGGATCAAACGCGCATGA
- a CDS encoding ABC transporter permease, whose translation MTAAAATADKAQKQTAPATASRGYWAGVLHRLMRNKLAMVCLAILLLIVLAAIFAPYIAPQDPYRGAMLRRLRPIGTPGYPLGTDELGRDMLTRLLYGGRLSLFIGIVPVLNAFVIGTALGVIAGFVGGKTNMAIMRTIDVFYAFPSVLLAIAISGALGAGILNSIISLTVVFVPPLARVAESVTTQTRSLDFVDAARASGASALTIIRVHVLGNVMGPVFVYATSLVSVSMILAAGLSFLGLGVKPPEAEWGLMLNTLRTAIYSQPYVAALPGAMIFAVSICFNLFSDALRSAMDVKV comes from the coding sequence ATGACCGCCGCCGCCGCGACCGCCGACAAGGCGCAAAAGCAAACCGCCCCCGCCACCGCCTCGCGCGGCTATTGGGCGGGCGTTCTCCATCGTCTGATGCGCAACAAGCTGGCGATGGTCTGTCTCGCCATTCTGTTGCTGATCGTGCTGGCCGCGATCTTCGCGCCCTATATCGCGCCGCAGGACCCTTATCGCGGCGCGATGCTGCGCCGTTTGCGGCCGATCGGCACGCCGGGCTATCCGCTCGGCACCGACGAGCTGGGGCGCGACATGCTGACTCGTCTGCTTTATGGCGGGCGCCTGTCGCTGTTCATCGGCATCGTGCCGGTGCTCAACGCCTTCGTCATTGGCACGGCGCTGGGCGTGATCGCAGGCTTCGTCGGCGGCAAGACGAATATGGCGATCATGCGTACGATCGACGTGTTCTACGCCTTCCCGTCGGTGCTGCTGGCGATCGCGATTTCCGGCGCACTCGGGGCGGGCATTCTCAACTCGATCATTTCGCTGACCGTCGTGTTCGTGCCGCCGCTCGCGCGCGTGGCGGAAAGCGTGACGACGCAAACCCGCTCGCTTGATTTCGTCGATGCGGCGCGCGCCTCTGGCGCCAGCGCTTTGACGATCATCCGTGTCCATGTGCTGGGCAACGTGATGGGCCCGGTCTTCGTCTACGCCACGTCGCTGGTTTCCGTGTCGATGATCCTGGCGGCGGGTCTGTCGTTCCTGGGCTTGGGCGTCAAGCCGCCGGAAGCGGAGTGGGGCTTGATGCTCAACACGCTGCGCACCGCGATCTACTCCCAGCCTTACGTCGCCGCGTTGCCGGGGGCGATGATCTTCGCGGTGTCGATCTGCTTCAACCTGTTCTCCGACGCGTTGCGCTCGGCGATGGACGTGAAAGTCTGA
- a CDS encoding ATP-binding cassette domain-containing protein — MSIEVSEDLGGPAQPLLTVKNLVKHFPIRGGLLGRTTGLVQAVDGVDFDVAKGETLGIVGESGCGKSTTARLLIRLIEPDSGEVLFDGQALGAVDGGITLTELRRQVQMVFQDSFASLNPRLTIEDSIAFGPKVHGVPDGEARGRARDLLGKVGLDPNLFGRRYPHELSGGQRQRVNIARALALAPRLVLLDESVSALDKSVEAQVLNLLQDLKSEFGLTYVFISHDLNVVRYMADRVMVMYLGRVAEIGPVEELYDNPRHPYTRALLSAMPSMDPDHRTQEAPIAGDPPNPINPPSGCRFHTRCPFAEDVCGAKIPALTPTLADPGHRVACHMADSSSGHSKAGSAS; from the coding sequence ATGAGCATCGAAGTCTCCGAAGATCTCGGCGGCCCGGCGCAGCCGCTGCTAACGGTCAAGAATCTGGTCAAGCATTTCCCGATCCGCGGCGGCTTGCTCGGCCGCACGACGGGCCTCGTGCAAGCCGTCGATGGTGTCGATTTCGACGTCGCGAAGGGCGAGACGCTGGGCATCGTCGGCGAATCCGGTTGCGGCAAGTCGACCACCGCGCGCCTGCTGATCCGGCTGATCGAACCTGACTCGGGCGAAGTGCTGTTCGACGGGCAGGCGCTCGGCGCCGTCGATGGCGGGATCACGCTGACCGAATTGCGCCGCCAAGTGCAGATGGTATTCCAAGATTCCTTCGCGTCGCTCAATCCGCGTTTGACGATCGAGGATTCGATCGCCTTCGGCCCGAAGGTGCATGGCGTGCCGGACGGCGAGGCGCGCGGCCGGGCGCGCGATCTGCTCGGCAAGGTCGGGCTCGATCCCAATCTGTTCGGCCGGCGTTATCCGCACGAGCTTTCCGGCGGCCAGCGTCAGCGCGTCAATATCGCGCGCGCGTTGGCGCTGGCGCCGCGCCTCGTGCTGCTCGACGAGTCCGTCTCGGCGCTCGACAAATCGGTCGAGGCGCAGGTGCTGAACCTGCTGCAGGATCTGAAATCCGAGTTCGGCCTGACCTATGTGTTCATCAGCCACGACCTCAATGTCGTGCGCTACATGGCCGATCGGGTGATGGTCATGTATCTCGGTCGCGTCGCCGAGATCGGCCCGGTCGAGGAGCTTTACGACAATCCGCGTCATCCCTATACGCGCGCGCTGTTGTCGGCGATGCCGTCGATGGACCCGGACCATCGCACCCAGGAAGCGCCGATCGCCGGCGATCCCCCCAACCCCATCAACCCGCCCTCGGGATGCCGTTTCCATACGCGCTGCCCCTTTGCGGAAGACGTTTGTGGCGCCAAAATACCCGCGCTCACGCCCACCTTGGCCGATCCCGGCCATCGCGTGGCGTGCCATATGGCCGATTCATCATCGGGCCATTCCAAAGCCGGGAGTGCTTCATGA